One Sus scrofa isolate TJ Tabasco breed Duroc chromosome 1, Sscrofa11.1, whole genome shotgun sequence DNA segment encodes these proteins:
- the LOC110257105 gene encoding olfactory receptor 1J4-like, with amino-acid sequence MRRENQSSVSEFLLLGLPIQPEQQGLYFVLFLGMYLTTMLGNLLIILLIRLDPHLHTPMYFFLSHLAFSDISFSSVTVPKMLMNMQTQDQSIPYAECVTQTYFFILFGCIDNLLLAVMAYDRYVAICYPLHYAIIIRKELCLCLLSGSWILSCAYALTNTLLLVQLSFCADNIIPHFFCDPAALFMLSCSDTSLNELIIFTAGAVVVILPLSGILVSYGHIGLCILRVPSTKGICRALSTCGSHLSVVSLFYGTIISLYLSSSSGQSNDKNIIASMMYTVVTPMLNPFIYSLRNRDMTLALGRLFR; translated from the coding sequence ATGAGGAGGGAAAACCAGAGCAGTGTGTCcgagttcctcctcctggggctccccatccagccagagcagcagggcttGTACTTTGtcctgttcctgggcatgtacctaaCCACcatgctggggaacctgctcatcatcctgctcatcaggctggaccctcacctccacacccccatgtacttcttcctcagccacctggCCTTCTCTGACATTTCCTTTTCATCAgtcactgtccctaagatgctgatgaacatgCAGACACAGGATCAATCCATTCCCTATGCAGAGTGTGTAACACAGAcatattttttcatactttttggtTGCATTGATAACCTTCTTCttgcagtgatggcctatgacagataTGTGGCTATTTGTTACCCTCTACATTATGCCATCATCATAAGGAAAGAGCTGTGTCTATGTCTATTGTCTGGATCCTGGATCCTCTCCTGTGCCTATGCCCTGACCAACACACTTCTCTTGGTTCAACTGTCCTTCTGTGCTGACAATATCATcccccatttcttctgtgaccctgCTGCCCTGTTCATGCTGTCCTGCTCAGACACCTCTCTCAATGAGCTCATCATATTCACTGCAGGGGCTGTGGTTGTCATACTTCCATTGAGTGGAATCCTTGTCTCTTATGGTCACATTGGTCTCTGCATCTTGAGGGTCCCCTCTACTAAAGGGATCTGCAGAgccttgtccacctgtggctcccacctctctgtggtgtcTCTATTCTATGGGACAATTATATCTCTGTACCTTTCCTCCTCATCAGGCCAGTCAAATGACAAAAACATCATTGCTTCCatgatgtacacagtggtcacccccatgctgaaccctttcatctacagcctgagaaacagagacatgacACTGGCTCTGGGGAGACTTTTCAGATGA